The following are encoded together in the Tamandua tetradactyla isolate mTamTet1 chromosome 14, mTamTet1.pri, whole genome shotgun sequence genome:
- the LOC143655369 gene encoding olfactory receptor 4K15-like: protein MHETNHSMVTEFVLLGLSSYKELQPFLFVIFLLIYTGILLGNFLIILTVTSDARLHTPMYFLLANLSFTYMCLASFATPKMIADFLVKSKTISFEACLTQIFFLHLFAGGEIVLLVSMSYDHYVAICKPLHYMMIMSRRVCIMLVNIEWCIGLIHTLSQLAFTVNLPFCGPNQVDSFFCDLPLVTKLACIDTYGISLVVVTNSGFLSMSSFVLLVISYPVILITVRKYSSTSMAKAHSTLTTHITVVILYFGPCIFIYVWPFSSYSADKVLAVFYTIFTTILNQVIYTLRNKEVKSAMAKLKSKYLKPGQASAAFRNILSLEIN, encoded by the coding sequence ATGCATGAGACAAATCATTCTATGGTGACCGAATTTGTATTGCTGGGACTCTCTAGTTATAAGGAGCTCCAACCTTTCTTGTTTGTCatatttttactaatttataCTGGAATCCTGCTGGGAAACTTTCTCATCATCCTCACTGTGACCTCAGATGCACgccttcacacccccatgtactttctGCTTGCAAATCTCTCTTTTACATATATGTGTCTAGCTTCCTTTGCTACCCCCAAAATGATTGCTGACTTTCTGGTAAAGAGTAAGACTATTTCTTTTGAAGCTTGTCTGACTCAGATTTTCTTCCTTCACCTATTTGCTGGTGGTGAGATTGTGCTCCTTGTATCCATGTCCTATGACCACTATGTTGCTATTTGcaaacctctccactacatgatGATCATGAGCCGTCGTGTGTGTATTATGTTGGTCAACATCGAATGGTGTATTGGCCTCATCCATACTCTTAGCCAGTTGGCCTTTACTGTGAACCTTCCTTTCTGTGGTCCCAATCAGGTGGATAGTTTTTTCTGTGACCTCCCTCTAGTGACCAAACTGGCCTGCATAGACACATATGGCATCAGCCTAGTAGTGGTCACAaatagtggctttctctctatgagTTCCTTTGTCCTCCTGGTCATTTCCTACCCTGTGATACTTATCACAGTCAGGAAATACTCCTCCACCAGCATGGCAAAGGCTCACTCCACGCTGACCACCCACATCACAGTGGTCATATTATATTTTGGTCCATGTATCTTCATCTATGTGTGGCCCTTCAGTAGTTATTCAGCTGACAAGGTCCTTGCAGTGTTCTACACCATTTTTACTACCATTTTAAACCAAGTTATCTACACTCTAAGAAACAAAGAAGTGAAGTCAGctatggcaaaactgaagagcaaGTATTTGAAGCCTGGCCAGGCTTCTGCAGCCTTTAGAAATATTCTTtccttagaaataaattaa